The genomic interval tacttACCGCTCCGACGGGAATGCCCCCAGACCCCTTTGTCTCAGTCCGACATCCTGAATGAGACAACTCCGTTACGGGTTaactttaaagaaaaaaagccctattttttcagtaaaaaaaatgcggGCTACGAGAAGTCTGACAAGTTCACGCAAGAGCCGCTGGAACCGAATCCCGGCATCAGTACGTTTGGTCCGGTGTGTTTAGACTTTTTCTCGGGTGCTTTTCTCCCCGCTGGAACAAAGTCGCTTGCTCGGCTGCACCAGCTGCTGCTGTTGCGGCGCGAGGCTCGTGCGCTTTGGCTTCAGAGTGCTTCCTCCTTGGACATTGGGAGTTGTAGTCCTTTACCGGAAGTCTGCATTTGGACTACAAAGATTAGTTTCAAAGCGGTAAAGCCCTTTCATCCAACGTTtttgtcacccccccccaaccaaaaaaagaaataaaagaatATTACACGTCACTTTTTGTCTAAATGGATACACATCTATATTATGATGTTTggaatattgtatatttattttaaaacgtGTAAAGTATGTGTTGAATGTTGCTTTTATGGGGTTAAAAAGTGTTACATAAATACTGGACTTTAAAGGgttgaaaaaaagttaaatgtAATAGAGGTTTTTATTAACTGTAAACAATAATCATCAAATACATtcatgaaatatttcattttgtgtGCAGTGAATCTATTGAATATAAGAGTTGccaggagtatgctggagcctaccccagctaacctgaggcgagaggcagggtacacccattCATAattatatggacaatttagagtaatataagaaacatgaaaatagtgacaggctgcacggtggggacatgtggttagcgcacagacctcacgctaggagaccagggttcaattccaccctcggccatctctgtgtggagtttgcatggtactccggtttcctccacattccaaaagcattgctaaaaacatgctaggctaattagcgactccaaattgtccataggtatgaatgtgagtgtgaatggttgtttgtctatatgtgtcctgtgattggctggccaccagtccagggtgtaccccgcctctcgcccgaagacggctgggataggctcctgcaccgcccgcgaccctcgtgagcataagctgtagaaaatgaatgaatgaatgagttctcctattttgtgtggaagtggtaactttttggctacttattttgtccccccccggccatctctgtgtggagtttgcatgttttcccagtgcatgcgtgggttttctccgggtactccggtttcctcccacattccaaaaacatgctaggttaattagcgactccaaattgtccataggtatgaatgtgagtgtgaatggttgtttgtctatatatgccctgtgattggctggccactagtccagtgtgtaccccgcctctcgcccaaagacggctgggataggctcctgcacctgaatgaatgagttctcctcctattttgtgtggaagtggtaactttttggcttcttatttataTATCAGCCGTTACATCAGCCTGATCAGCGTAGATGAGGAAGCCTGTAAAGGTGCTGTCAGTCCAAAAGGGGTCAAAGAAGAGTCCGTTCTGCTCCGAGTAAAAGATCTGCAGCCAGACCTGGTCGAGACGCTGCAAGTGGAGAACAGTAGAACCGGATGCCACGTCATGGTTTCCTGTGTTTGCGTCGAATGTCTTAATCTTGTACTGTCCGTTGTGGACCAGCCCGATGGCTAAGTGCCTGTTGGCCACGGTGATGTCATAGGTGAAGTAATAGACCCCAGGGATGGCGCACACAAATTTCCCGCTGCTCGTGTTGTAGTGGTTGCCCTCGTTGAGCAAGATGCGGCTGAAGCGAATGGGCATCCGCTCTTTCGGGTAGCTCTTTGACACCGCCACAGAGAAAGCCGAGCGGGCGGCGCTGCCACAACTGCAGCCCCCGGGTTCTCCTCGCTGGCCCGAGTCCCCCTCGTCTCCTTTCAGGCCTCTTTTGCCAGCCAGACCCGGTGACCCCCGTTGGCCCTTAAGTCCTCGGGGTCCAGCCTTCCCGATGAGGCCCTCGCGGCCTTTCAAACCTGGTTTGCCTGGATTTCCGAGCCTGCCAGGATCACCTCAGGGGAAAATAATGACATGGCTTTTTTATATCTTCAATCTCAAtctcaatcacagggcacatatagacaaacaaccattcacactcacattcatacctatggacaatttggagtcgctaattaacctagcatgtttttggaatgtgggaggaaaccggagtacccggagaaaacccacgcatgcacggggagaacatgcaaactccacacagagatggccgagggtggggaaagaccaaataagaagccaaaaagttaccacttccacacaaaataggaggagaactcattcattttttaccgcttatcctcacaagggtgctggagcctatcccagcggtcttcgggcgagaggcggggtacaccctggactggtggccagccaatcacagggcacatatagacaaacaaccattcacactcacattcataccgatggaaaatttggagtcgctaattaaactagcatgtttttggaatgtgggaggaaaccagagtacccggagaaaacccacgcatgcacggggagaacatgcaaactccacacagagatggcccagggtggggaaagacaaaataagaagacaaaaagttaccacttccacacaaaataggaggagaactcattcattcattcattgattttctaccgcttatcctcataaggatcgtgggggtgctggagcctatcccagctgtcttcgggtgagaggtggggtacaccctggactggtggccagccaatcacagggcacatatagacaaacaaccattcacactcacattcatacctatggacaatttggagtcactaattaaactagcatgtttttggaatgtgggaggaaaccggagtacccggagaaaacgggagaacatgcaaactccacacagagatggccgaaagtgggattgaacccgggtctctgagctgcgcgctaaccactcaaccaccgtgcagccaaattgcagaatttaaaaataataacaccacCCCCAATGTGCATGAATCGCAAAGTACCTGTATCTCCTTTTTCTCCTTTGTCTCCATCCTTCCCATCTGGACCGTCTTTTCCAGGGGCTCCCATTGGCCCGATCACCCCTGGCGACCCAGGGGGTCCCGGGTTCCCTGCAGGCCCTCCTGGACCTGGCAGACTACACACCAGATTGGAAGAATGGATGGTGATGTTGCGGCCTTTTTTGGGTGAGGAATACACAGACTGGGAGAAGACGACTGACAGAAGACAGAACGTCACACAAGTCCGAAGCATGGTGGCCACTGCGGAGGGAGGAACCCATGAAGAACGGCAGAATATTTACATCCATGACTGCATTGTCCAAAGCTAATTCATATGACGCTACGAGTTACTCACCAGTTGCGAATGACGACGGGTTCTTCTAGCAGAGTCCGTCTTCTGTGTTCCTTCATGACCTCTTCATAATGAATCTTTCGGAGAAGCTCTGCAAGGAACTGTGCAACTGCAGCGCCTCACAGTCCATAACATCCGCCCAGTCACTCTGCCAAATAAATGCTTTCACCATGATGTCATTAAACTCATGTCTGTTATAGTTAAAAGTTATACACAGGAACGGCAGCATTGATGCTTCATAAACCAGCATGCTACCAACGCATGTTTCTAAGCATGTTCCTTTGCATGAACATAAAAGATAAGACAAAAGATTCCAGATGTGTTTGTGCCACAGCTGTTGGGAGTAATGGGTGTGTTTGGACACCCGTGCATTCACGTTGAAGTGGAAACCTGGGGAAAATTTGTTGAAAATTgttgagaaaatgaaaaataagggaaattaATAGGGCATGATTTGTCTGGAGTCCATGATTCTTGCTCTAAAAAGGGTGGAGGTCCATCTCCTGACAGATGACATCCTGGCACAAGTGGTGGAGTTTAAGTACCTCAGGGTTTTGGTCAtgagtgagtaaaaaaaaaaggaacgcaTCTGCATTGGTCCAATGTGGTGAAAAGGGAGGTAGTGACAGATCACTGGTACAAGCAGCCCAAGTGAGTTTTCTCCATAAGGTGGCTGGGTTCTCCCTtaagagataaggtgagaagaaTTGTCATCcagcattgagaggagccagatgaggtgggcATCAGGTTCATATAGAAAGTAAAACACTGTATAAGCACATTTAAGTAAAACACCCTTTTCCTATGAAGACCTTGACACAAAACAAGAGGAAAcaatactgacatctagtggccttTTATATGTAATACTGGAATCATTACAGGTCTGTAACTAAaacagtatttcattcattcattcattcgtccaTGTGCTTTTCGATGTGCCAGTCCTGGTTCTACGGCTATCATCACACCTCTCCTCTTTGTCATCACAaagaagccaaagaaaaagcaaagaggtcatgtgacatcatgtATGACAATGGTATGAACTCTTAAGTAATCATTTTAGGGATATTAATTTGGTTGTAAATTGCATATTGTATtgttatactgtactgtactgtactgaatGATACTGTATCTATCGCAGGCCGGTTGCCATTTGTAGCAGGAATGCTTTTCCAGTTAATAAATTGTACTAATTGTACAACATGCACAAATATAATGTGACGATTTTAACATGCCGGATCAGAGATAATTACGGAATGTTCTCAAAGAACATTTAAATGAGACGATGTAACTGGAACTTTTGTGAGAAAGTAAATATTTGAGATTTGGGAACTAATAAACACATGTAGGAGTTCATACTCAATATGTATTGACGAGAAGGTGAAATGACTGTTTCATGTTAGGTTTGacgacaataataaaaaaaatatggtgtGTTCCATAAAACTGGAAAAGCTTGATCACTAATGCTAGCCTTGTAGACCCTTTGccacagaaaaacacaacaaacttgTACCAAACTAAGATGTGCTGTGGGTTTCGGCGACAGGCTTCCAAGCAATTGCTCTGGGCAAAGGTTTGGACGTGTGGACATAAGGAGAGGTCACTGTCCGAGAAAGGAAGCCATGGGATCATCAGGGCGGCAGCGTTTCATGCGGAAggcctccatctcctcctcagTGGGTGCCTTCACTTCCTGCAGGCTGTGGTACGGCCGCTTCCTCTCATCCAGCTGCATCATCGCTTCCACGTGCTTCACGCGCTTGTCTTCTGCGTCCAACGCCTGGGAGGAGAAACACATTCAGCAATGAGAGGCAATGAAGTTCGCAATGACACGAGTGAACACTTTACCTTCTTCagcttctccttcttcttctcttcgtCCTCGGAGTCGCTGCTGTCCTGCAGTGGGACGTGTTTCTTGTTCCTTctactcttctttttcttcttcttctgtttcatCTTTTCTTGATGCATCTGAGGGGGGAGATTAAACCAAGCATGTGCGCAGAAACAGGAATGGATTGCATGAATGGGGTGCACTACTAGGCTtcaaccagcagggggcgctgttaaACAGTCTCGAGTTGATCTGATCttacagtgtttttttaatcctgttgttctttttaaaaagtatatattccACTTCTACAAAGTATGCTAGAACATGTAATgcataaacattcatttttagTACCGATCTACCTTCTACCATCacattaaaaattgtattttaaaaacatggcAATTAATTTCTGATGGTTAatttaattgttaaaaaaataataattgaatgccTCTCACTggattaaaccaaaaaatatcatcatcatcattattattataatattatattataatattaatattataatgttgtattattatactattataacaaacaatattttaataataatatattataataattttaaaatatcatcattatcatcattattattaatagtatatcattataaaaatattataacaatatattataacaaacaatattttaataataatttaataatgattttaataataatatattatacctataataattttaaaatattataataattctaaagtatcatcattatagttattatattattttattaatattattataatataatattaatttattttaataataatttaataatataatattataattataataattttaaaatatcattataattattataattattataatattattattagaatagtGTTTGTTATAATAAAGCagcattataaaaatattataacaatatattattataacactattacaataataataatgaaataatattataataattataataataatgatactattttttaattattataattataatatattattattcaaatattgtttgttataataatatattgttataatataataataattattgttattatgtcttGCCTCCAGCAGGGTCTTGGtctgctcctcctcttcttcaggCTCATTCACACCTTCTTCGAACGGAACACACTCACTGTTGCTCTTCAAATGacgaaagaaaaaaacaaaaaaaatgaccacaaaTTTGATATGAACCAAAAGCTCCGTCAGTACTCACAACTCCAATTCCAGCCTCTCCTGTGCAGTAGCTCTGCTTGACCATGGAGTGGCAGCACTTGTATCCCCAGAAGCCGTCCTTCCAGTAGGAGCCCCAAATACACTGGGGAGTAGAAGCATATGCTGTCAGTGAAGAATGGAGAAGAATTCAGACCAAAAAGGGTGGCCGGTCCTTCTTACGGTGTGGTTGTTGATGAGTACGTCTTCTTCGTACTTGGAGCGAGCGATTGCTTTCTCGAGACCCTTCAAGACGGCGCCGTGACGGGAGTACTCCACGTAGTCCTCCGTCTGAGCCAACAGCAGCTCCCGTGGGGGGGCGTCCAAGTGCTCCTGGCCGCCATACTATTGAATACACACAGGAAGAGTCAGCTTTTTTGGGAGGATGACTTGTAACCTTTTCACACAATATAACCTGATGCATTTAGTTACATTCATTTAACTATTAATTTCTTTGAGGAGTATCTATATAAAATAACTTCTTTGGTATGACTttgataatgatttggagtgcatgagagaGCGGAAAGGAAAGAAAAGGTAGCTTTTTCTGGCCTTGAGGTCAGTTATTAAGAAGTGTTCTGCAGAACACAGCTAAATCAGAAGCAATACTGTAATACCGATGAGGAGCATTCATACAGCTGAgttcactgtaaaaaaaacatacataagtcgcactggagtataagttgcacaaggccgaaaatgcataattaggtagaaaaaaacatacataagtcgtactggagtataagtcacacaatgccaaaaatgcataattaggtagaaaaaaaacatacataagtcgcactggagtataagtcgcacaatgccaaaaatgcataattaggtaaaaaaaaaccatacataagtcgcactggagtataagtcgcacaatgccaaaaatgcataattaggtagaaaaacacatacataagtcgcactggagtataagttgcacaaggccaaaaatgcataattaggtagaaaaaaaacatacataagtcgctccggagtataagtcgcacaaggccaaaaatgcataattaggtagaaaaaaacatacataagtcgcagtggagtataagtcgcacaatgccaaaaatgcataattaggtagaaaaaaacatacataagtcgcagtggagtataagtcgcacaatggcaaaaatgcataattaggtagaaaaaaaaacatacataagtcgcactggagtataagtcgcacaatgccaaaaatgcataattatgtagaaaaaaacatacataagtcacacaatgccaaaaatgcataattaggtagaaaaaaaacatacataagtcgcagtggagtataagtcgcacaatggcaaaaatgcataattaggtagaaaaaaacatacataagtcgcactggagtataagtcgcacaatgccaaaaatgcatcattaggtagaaaaaaacatacataagtcgcactggagtataagtcaaaacaatgccaaaaatgcataattaggtagaaaaaaacatacataagttgcactggagtataaatcgcattttttgcgggtaatttattttccaaactacttgaccaaaacagacattacgtcccgcctctcgcccgaagacagctgggataggctccagcatccccagcgaccctcgtgaggataagcggtagaaaatgaatgaacaaatgagttctcctcctattttgtgtggaagtggtaactttttggcttcttattttgcttTTGCCTTTAAAAGTGAGACAAGGCTTCATGACCGTGGGCAAAGTGTAGGGGCGAGACAAATTGAGAACCCCGTGTGCGTGATACGCCCGCCATTGTGTGCTGTAGCTACCTTCTCCAGGATGCTCTCCCTCTGTTGCTCTTTAAAGTCCTCCTTCTTGACCTTGAAGGACCGATGAAGCAGCTCCAGCTTGGTGGGGTCAGCCTGCAGATGCGCCTCCGAGCCCCTCTCGTAGGCTTCCCAAGCGAACACTAGAAGGAGAGGGTGTTAGTGTACTTATAGAGTGTACTTATAGAGTGTACTTATTGGTAATTATGGCTATCATTCTTAGCAACGTGGCCACGGCTTTTCATGACATTGGACTTACTCTGCGTCTGAGCCATGGTTATGGTGTCTCCGGTGTAGCGGGCAAAGTTGTCTCCGGCATACCCCACTCTGTGGACGAAAAGAAACAACAAGAGAGATCAATTGAAAGTAGAGTGGAAGCTCAAAGTTGAAATGCTAATACGGCTAATACCACGGTAAGCATATGCATCCCACACATAAAAGCGTGTGTAGTTTTAAATCAGGAATGTGAAGACTGCCTGTACGGTTAATCGGGTGGAAGATTCCACGGTATTTACGTTACGTGGACATTAACTTACTCGTCGGGGTTCATGCCAGTGCTGGAGTACGGGTTCTCCCTCATTGCTCGCGTCTTTGGATCGTAGTAGGCGGAGTTTGGATCCAGGTTCCTCAAGTACTGTGGGACAGATGTAAAGTGTAAACGTTGTAGATGATctcaatataaaattaaatacaaaaatacatttagaagtCTAAGATttctatgtgagtgtgaatggttgtttgtctatatgtgccctgtgattggctggccaccagtccagggtgtaagattgcctctcgccggaagacagctgggataggctccagcacccccgcgaaccttgtgaggaaaagcggtagaaaatgaatgaatgaatgagttctcctcctattttgtgtggaagtggtaacttttcggCTTCTTATTTAgtttttccccaccctcggccatctctgtgtggagtttgcatgttctccccgtgcatgcgtgggttttctccgggtactccggtttcctcccacattccaaaaacatgctaggttaattagcgactccaaattgtccataggtatgaatgtgagtgtgaatggttgtttgtctatatgtgccctgtgattggttggccaccagtccagggtgtaagattgcctctcgccggaagacagctgggataggctccagcacccccgcaaacctcgtgaggaaaagcggtagaaaatgaatgaatgaatgagttctcctcctattttgtgtggaagtggtaacttttcggctttttatttagtctttccccacccttggccatctttgtgtggagtttgcatgttctccccgtgcatgtgtgggttttctccgggtactccggtttcctcccacattccaaaaacatgctaggttaattagcgactccaaattgtccataggtatgaatgtgagtgtgaatggttgtttgtctatatgtgccatgtgataggctggttggcgaccagtccagggtgtaccctggttGGAAACACGATCCAACCAGTCGCCATGGTAACAAAGCTACAAACAGCGGTCTTACTTTGGCCGTGTCTTCTCTGATACGCAAATTTCTGACGGTGATTCGCCTCTTGGAGTCAAAGTTCTGACCCGGCATGTCGATGTCATCTGCGTATTTATCTTCATCCTCGTCTTCGCTGTCATGTTCCCGCTCCTGcagaaaaagtttttaaaaaaaatgtcttcctggGCAATCCTTGACAAGAAAACTAGTTTATGATGTTATGATGTTGCTGTAGATGCGAGTGAAGGCTTACGGATTGGTCCAGTTTTCCTGATGCCAACTCGTCCTGCAGCTTGTGAGCCTTCAGCGTCCTTTTGGCctgaaagaagaaagaagaacatCAAGCTATTCAAAGTAGACATTAATTTTACAAcagataacaaaaaaaatgtagtgaACGGTGAAAAAACAACACCGAGATCTGCTTtcttggttaaaaaaacaaaaacaaaaaaaataaacatgttgtttcaacattaattgcaatattttgtgTACTGGCAACTAGTAGTGAGATTTGGAGACGTTAGAATCCAAAATATTGGTATTCCGACAATAAAACATAAGAGATGAAACTTCCTGGGAAtagaaacaataaacaaaatagtgtagtgtagtaggCGTTTATTACGTTGCCTACTTACCAGATCCACTTTGGCGTACTCCTCCACAATGCGCTGGTGTTCCTCAGGGTCGTAGCCGTTCCAGCGATCTCGCTTTCCGTCGTAGTCCAGTTTGAGTTGGATCTGAGAGTGTTCATCTGGGGCGATGCCCGTGCCGGTGAACTTGGCTCCAACTTTTCTGGGCCGCTACGAGAAGAAAAAGTCAAACCAGGAAGTTGTTAGTTGTTAGTGACACCAAAGGTCCGTAACAGGAAGAGCGTGTTTTTACCTCTAAGCAGTCCTTTTTCTTGTGAGTCATGGCGCCACAGTTCTCACAGGCACCCTTACGGTATTTAGTGGTGAGTGAGTTCTGTTAGGAGAAATTAAACTTTTATTCAAAGCCAAGGTCATCTAAAGAGTATTATAGTGTCTTTATCTGACCTCTTGCACTCCTCTTTTATACCATTCTCCAATGGCAGAGAACTGCTCCTGAATTTCCGTCT from Doryrhamphus excisus isolate RoL2022-K1 chromosome 23, RoL_Dexc_1.0, whole genome shotgun sequence carries:
- the c1qtnf2 gene encoding complement C1q tumor necrosis factor-related protein 2 translates to MLRTCVTFCLLSVVFSQSVYSSPKKGRNITIHSSNLVCSLPGPGGPAGNPGPPGSPGVIGPMGAPGKDGPDGKDGDKGEKGDTGDPGRLGNPGKPGLKGREGLIGKAGPRGLKGQRGSPGLAGKRGLKGDEGDSGQRGEPGGCSCGSAARSAFSVAVSKSYPKERMPIRFSRILLNEGNHYNTSSGKFVCAIPGVYYFTYDITVANRHLAIGLVHNGQYKIKTFDANTGNHDVASGSTVLHLQRLDQVWLQIFYSEQNGLFFDPFWTDSTFTGFLIYADQADVTADI
- the slu7 gene encoding pre-mRNA-splicing factor SLU7; this translates as MAEQSNGNPEGIVGLDEPKKMTREDWRKKKELEEQRKLGNAPAEVDEEGKDINPHIPQYISSVPWYIDPSKRPTLKHQRPQTEIQEQFSAIGEWYKRGVQENSLTTKYRKGACENCGAMTHKKKDCLERPRKVGAKFTGTGIAPDEHSQIQLKLDYDGKRDRWNGYDPEEHQRIVEEYAKVDLAKRTLKAHKLQDELASGKLDQSEREHDSEDEDEDKYADDIDMPGQNFDSKRRITVRNLRIREDTAKYLRNLDPNSAYYDPKTRAMRENPYSSTGMNPDEVGYAGDNFARYTGDTITMAQTQMFAWEAYERGSEAHLQADPTKLELLHRSFKVKKEDFKEQQRESILEKYGGQEHLDAPPRELLLAQTEDYVEYSRHGAVLKGLEKAIARSKYEEDVLINNHTCIWGSYWKDGFWGYKCCHSMVKQSYCTGEAGIGVSNSECVPFEEGVNEPEEEEEQTKTLLEMHQEKMKQKKKKKKSRRNKKHVPLQDSSDSEDEEKKKEKLKKALDAEDKRVKHVEAMMQLDERKRPYHSLQEVKAPTEEEMEAFRMKRCRPDDPMASFLGQ